The Miscanthus floridulus cultivar M001 chromosome 6, ASM1932011v1, whole genome shotgun sequence genomic interval GCTTCCTCTTCGACAACTTCCGGTCCCTCTACATACATGACAACAACGATCCATCATTATCGGTAGGCACATCGACATCAGTCGTCAATGGGACACCACCAACATCGGAGACGTCATCTTCCTCAGAATCGGCCTCAAAAGACATCAAGGAAGCTAGGCCAGGTGAGGGTGGTGGCGACAGCGCGACCATAGTGGTCTTCACCATGGATCCTTACAGAGACTTCCGGAGATCCATGCAGAACATGATAAAGTTGCACCATGGCTGCGTATGTCAGCCATTGGATTGGGACTTCCTGGAGGAGCTGCTCTTTTTCTACCTGCAGCTGAATGACAAGGCTATGCACAAGCACATTCTCAAAGCCTTTGCTGACCTGACTGCCGGAACTCACATGGCCAGTTCAACCCCTGGAAATGCCCAGTGGGCTGACAAGAGCCTTAGAAGTCGGAAAAATCACTAGGATGAACAACTGTTACTTCATAAATTGACAGCTCAAAGCAAAGAAAGATTTGCGGTACCAGGCTATGTAACCTGATCACCTGACAAACTTAGCAGCATGCAAATAGAGCTGCACATAAAAGCTTAAACACATCATTTATGCTGAAACCGACATGTTGTGGGTTGGCAGTTCGGAATATTTATTTAAATTAACCCGAACCAAATATCCAGAGCTTAGAGCTTAGGATAGGCTCCATTTTTCCATAGTACAACTAAaagttactccctccattccaaattgtaaatcATTCTTGGTTctctaggtacatagcttttaccatatctagatgcatagcaaaagttacctagaaaagtcaaaacggaCTTATAATTTTGAAAAGGATAGAGTACTATTTTCATTCTATTAGTTTATTGACACTACCCACAACTAAGAGACTGATTGTGGTAAACTATAGGTTAGTACACCAAACTATCAGGTTAATCAGTCACATAGACAACTACGGTGTCCCAAATTTTAAAACTCTACATTTATCTTTGATGTCTCCCATGGTTCTACTTAATGGCATCCATTCAGAGTGTTTTGTGCTTGGTCTTCAAGAGTACACAGATCCAAAACAACAAGCAGCATCCTGCATTTCACCATTCAAGTTTCAGAACTTCATCTGCAAGCGCAAAAGGCAACCAGACACTCAGGAAACCCTTGTCATACTATAGAAAATAATAATCAATAATCAATATAGAGGCGGATAAAATTTTATACTATGTATTGTTTGAGCAACATGGAGATAAAAAAAAAGAGGAACCTAGTTAGTTAACCCTCCTAACAATTTTACAGCATACCCCCAGAATACTTTAGTTCATGATCTAATTAATCATCATTAAGGGGGTGCTCATGATATTGTATTGTTCTGTCTAACAAGAAAGTATCTAAGTGTCATTTCTTGAGCGACATATCAAACGGTGTACTTCTATTACCTAGAAAGCATAATTCCAATTATAAAGAGAAGATAATACAGCCACAAATTAGTAACATCTAGACAAATAAAGCACTGCTTCTGGAAATTCATCATCTATATTCAGTAAGCTAAACCCAGCCATTCTGAAGTTTGATGATTTGATCATATGAAAAAAAAATCCATAGAAAGCCTGCAGTTATCAGCAATaaaaaacagagaaaaacagGATGCCTTTTTGTCAAAGGAACTTGATAGACCTTTATTTTTCAGGAAAAACAGGGGAAAAGTTAAACTTCATGCTGGCATAAACATGAAGGGTTGCTAAACAGTGTGGAGCACTGGTCAGGCCCAATGGCAACTAGAGATTAACAGTGTAACTAGAAACAATATAGTTtactatgtttgaaatgatcaaTGGATACTCTACTTATATGCTTAGCAAGCTTAAATGGAGTTTTGTCATGTCCATTTCTTTTCCTCAGATTCCAGAAGTGCCATATGACATTCCAAAAGTAAATGCATGCACCTCAAGAATCTGCTAATGTCCTGTTGACAAACAGTTACATGTTGATAACAACCAGCACTGTAGTTATCACTCAATGAAAACATGACACAGAAACATAAAGTGAATATGCCTGCAAACATAGCAGAAGTGGTTGTCATGTACTACAAACACTATATCTTCGAACAAGCTGCTCATATAatgaaagatggttctttggaacAAAAACCCTGAACCTGTAAAGCAAACGAGAATGACAATTAAGCATAAACAAAGGTGTAATAACACAAGGGAACAAACAGCAAAGGAAAAGCCAAAAAATACACCAAATTGCCAACAAGAGTAATGTTACCCTTC includes:
- the LOC136460742 gene encoding transcription repressor OFP14-like, with the translated sequence MEDNRKRTRLRKSLQLLSRTLKKIPPIRIPSSAIPANITSARLLSTCRFPRTPSLDLDADHAAAASADNNSKDQAATLSDVDRFLFDNFRSLYIHDNNDPSLSVGTSTSVVNGTPPTSETSSSSESASKDIKEARPGEGGGDSATIVVFTMDPYRDFRRSMQNMIKLHHGCVCQPLDWDFLEELLFFYLQLNDKAMHKHILKAFADLTAGTHMASSTPGNAQWADKSLRSRKNH